In the genome of Bacteroidales bacterium, one region contains:
- the sufB gene encoding Fe-S cluster assembly protein SufB, with protein sequence MKIEKEREENNIIDDVTNSEYKHGFVTDIETDIIPVGLNEDIIRLISQKKGEPEWLLEFRLRAYAYWKTMPMPEWAHLNIPEIDFQAISYYAAPKTKDAPKSLDEVDPEIIKTFDKLGIPLEERMQLAGVAVDAVMDSVSVRTTYREKLAELGVIFCSFNEAVKEYPDLVKKYLGSVVGYRDNFYAALNSAVFSDGSFVYIPKGVRCPMELSTYFRINAMGTGQFERTLIVADEESYVSYLEGCTAPMRDENQLHAAIVEIVVNDRAEVKYSTVQNWYPGDKEGKGGVYNFVTKRGICRESAKLSWTQVETGSAITWKYPSCILAGDNSIGEFYSVAVTNNYQQADTGTKMIHLGKNTKSTIVSKGISAGKSQNSYRGLVRVAPNADGARNYTQCDSLLLSSECGAHTFPYVDVKNKTAVVEHEATTSKINEEQIFYCNQRGIPTEEAVALIVNGYAKEVMNKLPMEFAVEAQKLLQVSLEGSVG encoded by the coding sequence ATGAAGATAGAAAAGGAGAGAGAAGAGAATAATATAATAGATGACGTAACAAATTCGGAATATAAACATGGATTTGTTACCGATATAGAAACCGACATTATACCCGTAGGGCTTAACGAGGATATCATTCGCCTAATCTCACAGAAAAAAGGCGAGCCTGAGTGGCTTTTGGAGTTCCGATTACGAGCATACGCCTACTGGAAAACTATGCCAATGCCGGAGTGGGCACATCTGAATATCCCCGAAATAGATTTTCAGGCAATAAGTTACTATGCCGCACCCAAAACAAAAGATGCTCCTAAGAGTTTAGATGAGGTAGATCCTGAGATTATAAAAACTTTTGATAAGTTGGGAATACCTCTTGAGGAGCGAATGCAGTTGGCAGGAGTAGCCGTTGATGCCGTAATGGATAGTGTATCGGTACGCACCACTTATCGCGAGAAATTGGCTGAGTTGGGAGTAATATTCTGTTCGTTTAACGAAGCAGTAAAAGAGTACCCCGACTTAGTAAAAAAATATCTCGGTAGCGTAGTGGGATATAGAGATAACTTCTATGCAGCCCTAAACTCGGCAGTATTTAGCGATGGCTCATTTGTATATATACCCAAAGGAGTACGTTGCCCTATGGAGTTGTCAACATACTTTAGAATAAACGCAATGGGAACAGGACAGTTTGAGCGTACACTAATAGTAGCCGATGAAGAGAGTTACGTTAGTTACCTTGAAGGATGCACCGCCCCTATGCGTGATGAAAATCAACTACACGCAGCCATAGTAGAGATTGTTGTAAATGACCGAGCAGAGGTAAAATACTCAACCGTACAAAACTGGTACCCGGGCGACAAAGAGGGTAAAGGTGGAGTATATAACTTTGTAACCAAGCGAGGCATTTGCAGGGAGAGTGCAAAACTATCGTGGACACAGGTAGAGACAGGCTCTGCCATAACATGGAAGTATCCAAGTTGTATTCTTGCAGGAGACAACTCTATAGGCGAGTTTTACTCTGTTGCAGTAACAAATAACTACCAACAAGCCGATACAGGAACAAAGATGATACACTTAGGTAAGAATACCAAGAGTACCATTGTCTCAAAAGGAATATCGGCAGGAAAGAGTCAGAACAGTTATCGCGGATTGGTACGCGTAGCCCCCAATGCCGATGGAGCAAGAAACTATACCCAGTGCGATAGCCTATTGTTATCATCAGAGTGTGGAGCGCACACATTCCCATACGTAGATGTTAAAAACAAAACAGCAGTAGTTGAACACGAAGCAACAACCTCAAAAATAAATGAGGAACAGATATTCTATTGCAATCAACGCGGAATACCAACAGAGGAGGCAGTAGCCCTAATTGTGAATGGTTACGCAAAAGAGGTAATGAACAAACTACCAATGGAGTTTGCAGTAGAGGCACAAAAATTATTACAAGTATCGTTAGAAGGTTCAGTAGGATAA
- the sufC gene encoding Fe-S cluster assembly ATPase SufC, translated as MLQVKDLRANIGEKEILRGVNLTVKPGEVHAIMGPNGSGKSTFASVLAGNPAFTVTGGSVTFCGKELLELSPEDRSHEGLFLSFQYPVEIPGVSMVNFMRAAVNEQRKYRGEEPLSATDFLRIMREKREIVELDNKLASRSVNEGFSGGEKKRNEIFQMAMLQPKLSILDETDSGLDIDALRVVAGGVNKLKTEQNATIVITHYQRLLDYIAPDFVHVLYKGRIVKSGGPELALELEEKGYDWIKRELGEL; from the coding sequence ATGTTACAAGTAAAAGATTTACGCGCCAATATAGGCGAAAAAGAGATATTAAGAGGAGTAAACCTAACAGTAAAACCGGGCGAAGTACACGCAATAATGGGTCCTAACGGCTCAGGTAAAAGTACCTTTGCATCGGTGTTGGCAGGCAACCCAGCCTTTACCGTAACAGGAGGCTCTGTAACATTTTGTGGAAAAGAGTTATTGGAGTTATCTCCCGAAGATCGTTCGCACGAAGGGTTATTCTTAAGTTTTCAATATCCTGTTGAGATACCGGGTGTGAGTATGGTAAACTTTATGCGAGCAGCCGTAAACGAGCAACGCAAATATCGTGGCGAAGAGCCACTGTCGGCAACCGACTTCCTACGCATAATGCGTGAAAAACGCGAGATTGTAGAGTTGGATAACAAACTTGCAAGTCGCTCAGTAAACGAGGGATTCTCAGGAGGAGAGAAGAAACGAAACGAGATATTTCAAATGGCGATGCTACAACCCAAACTATCAATATTAGATGAGACCGATAGCGGTTTGGATATAGATGCTTTGCGAGTAGTAGCAGGAGGAGTAAACAAACTCAAAACAGAGCAAAACGCAACAATCGTAATTACTCACTATCAACGATTGTTAGACTATATAGCACCCGACTTTGTTCACGTACTATATAAAGGACGCATAGTAAAATCGGGAGGTCCAGAACTTGCATTAGAACTCGAAGAGAAAGGTTACGATTGGATTAAGAGAGAATTAGGTGAGTTGTAA
- the sufD gene encoding Fe-S cluster assembly protein SufD, which translates to MAATEQYKQLLEEHLPLINKGACEAMNNAREGAVKNFLQYGIPSQKEELFRHINIEKLYTPDYGINLARISQSATKEVYRCSVPGLKTQTIYVIGDIPQSCEKIGEVEVMNMGAFAIQYPQLAQRYYNKLAQTSLDGTVALNTALAQDAVVVYIPSGVVMQTPLQIVNILNSKTPVMANRRLLIVAGENSAATILVCEHNLSECQTLATQVTEIFAGENSQIEYYELEETTASSYKVATLFAEQEANSNLLIAPITLHNGETRTNYHVEMVAKGANLNITGLSICDNQQISDVYTRVHHRASHCESNQLFKNIVSDSAVVSMTGKVLVEEGAEKTISQQSNKNISMSQTAHIYTEPQLEIYADDVKCGHGATVGQLDESALFYLRQRGIPKDEARMMLMLAFADDILQRIKLEPLRDRLRSLIENRLRKGDTKCSGCTMCK; encoded by the coding sequence ATGGCAGCAACAGAACAATATAAACAATTATTGGAAGAGCATCTCCCTTTAATAAACAAGGGAGCATGCGAAGCAATGAACAATGCACGCGAGGGGGCAGTAAAAAACTTTCTCCAATATGGCATACCCTCACAAAAAGAGGAACTGTTCCGTCATATAAATATAGAAAAACTATATACACCTGATTACGGAATAAATCTTGCCAGAATATCGCAATCGGCAACAAAAGAGGTGTATCGATGTAGTGTGCCAGGGTTAAAAACTCAAACCATTTATGTAATAGGCGATATACCTCAATCATGCGAAAAAATAGGCGAGGTAGAGGTAATGAATATGGGAGCATTTGCAATCCAATATCCACAACTTGCCCAACGCTATTACAACAAGCTGGCACAAACCTCTCTTGATGGAACAGTAGCACTAAACACAGCATTGGCACAAGATGCAGTGGTGGTATATATCCCCAGCGGGGTAGTAATGCAAACACCCCTGCAAATAGTTAATATACTCAATAGCAAAACGCCGGTAATGGCCAACCGCCGACTATTGATAGTAGCAGGGGAAAACAGTGCCGCAACAATATTGGTGTGTGAGCATAACCTCTCGGAGTGCCAAACATTAGCAACACAAGTAACAGAGATATTTGCAGGAGAGAATTCACAAATAGAGTATTACGAACTTGAAGAGACAACCGCATCGTCATACAAAGTAGCAACTCTGTTTGCAGAGCAAGAGGCGAACTCAAATTTGCTTATAGCACCTATAACACTCCACAATGGAGAGACACGCACAAACTACCATGTTGAGATGGTTGCAAAAGGAGCAAACCTTAACATAACAGGGTTGTCAATATGTGACAATCAGCAAATCTCTGACGTATATACTCGAGTTCACCACAGAGCATCGCACTGCGAGAGCAATCAACTATTCAAAAATATAGTGTCAGACAGTGCAGTAGTATCAATGACAGGTAAAGTTCTGGTAGAGGAGGGAGCAGAGAAAACCATATCGCAACAATCAAATAAAAACATATCAATGTCGCAAACAGCCCATATCTACACCGAGCCACAATTAGAGATATATGCCGATGATGTAAAGTGTGGACATGGTGCAACAGTAGGACAATTAGATGAGTCGGCACTCTTCTATTTGCGTCAGCGAGGCATCCCCAAAGATGAGGCACGTATGATGCTTATGTTAGCATTTGCCGATGATATATTGCAGAGAATAAAATTAGAACCATTGCGTGACCGCTTACGTTCATTAATAGAGAATCGCCTACGCAAAGGCGATACAAAATGTTCAGGTTGCACAATGTGTAAGTAA
- a CDS encoding cysteine desulfurase codes for MDIDKIREEFPILKQEVYKRPLVYLDNAATTQKPRVVIDAISNAYCTINANVHRGVHHLSQLSTEGHEGGREKVRQFLNAKSTKEIIFTRGTTESINLVASSFSEAFFNERDEVIISAMEHHSNIVPWQMLEGKKGIKLKVIPITSEGELDMDAFRSLITERTKLVSVAHVSNVLGTVNPIEEIITIAHSHNVPVLVDGAQGAPHIKVDVQALDVDFYVFSGHKIYAPTGVGVLYGKEEWLDKMPPYQGGGEMIGKVTFEKTTYNELPFKFEAGTPDYVGVMAMTAALNYVEELGIENIATHETELLQYTTEKIKAIEGVVIYGNSSHKSGVISFNVEGIHPYDIGMLLDKQGVAVRTGHLCAQPLMDILGIPGVVRVSFALYNTKAECDKFISALQRAIDICK; via the coding sequence ATGGATATTGACAAAATAAGAGAAGAGTTTCCAATATTGAAGCAAGAGGTATATAAACGACCACTTGTCTATCTCGATAATGCCGCTACAACACAAAAACCAAGAGTTGTAATAGATGCAATATCAAATGCCTATTGTACCATAAATGCCAATGTGCATCGCGGAGTACACCACCTAAGTCAACTATCCACCGAAGGGCATGAAGGCGGACGCGAAAAGGTACGTCAATTCCTAAATGCCAAATCAACAAAAGAGATAATCTTTACACGCGGAACAACCGAAAGTATAAACCTTGTAGCATCATCATTCTCTGAGGCATTCTTCAATGAGAGAGATGAGGTTATAATCTCAGCAATGGAACACCACTCAAATATAGTTCCATGGCAAATGTTAGAGGGAAAAAAGGGTATAAAACTAAAAGTAATACCCATAACATCAGAGGGAGAACTTGATATGGATGCGTTCCGTTCACTCATAACCGAGCGTACAAAACTGGTATCGGTAGCCCATGTCTCAAATGTATTAGGAACAGTAAACCCCATAGAGGAGATAATCACAATAGCCCACTCACACAATGTACCCGTACTCGTTGACGGAGCACAAGGAGCACCACACATAAAGGTTGATGTACAGGCATTGGATGTAGATTTTTACGTCTTCTCAGGCCACAAAATATATGCACCCACAGGAGTAGGAGTGTTGTATGGTAAAGAGGAGTGGTTAGATAAGATGCCACCCTATCAGGGCGGAGGAGAGATGATAGGAAAGGTAACCTTTGAAAAGACCACCTATAATGAACTGCCCTTTAAGTTTGAGGCAGGAACACCCGACTATGTAGGAGTAATGGCAATGACCGCAGCCCTAAACTATGTTGAAGAGTTAGGAATAGAGAACATTGCAACACACGAAACCGAGTTGTTGCAATATACAACCGAAAAGATAAAAGCAATTGAGGGGGTAGTAATCTATGGCAACTCATCACACAAAAGCGGAGTAATATCGTTTAATGTAGAGGGTATCCACCCATACGACATAGGAATGTTATTAGACAAACAAGGAGTCGCAGTCCGCACAGGTCACCTATGTGCTCAACCCCTAATGGATATATTAGGCATACCCGGAGTAGTAAGAGTCTCATTTGCCCTATACAATACCAAAGCAGAGTGCGACAAATTTATCTCTGCCCTTCAACGAGCAATAGATATTTGTAAGTAA